One Algoriphagus sp. Y33 genomic window, CCGTCGTTCAGGTAGATGTAGTCAAGTAACCAGCTGTCAAATGGTCCGGATTGTCTGCCTTCTGCATAGAACCGGAACTGAAAAGAGTCATGTTGCCATTCAGGAATAATTTGCACAATTTCCTGATTGAATACATCGGTGTCAATTCCTACCCCTCCCGGCTGGCTCCAAATTGTAATCCAACTTCCTTCGGGAGTTAGAACCTGAAGTGTCAATTGGTCTCCCTCATCAGGAAGCTCAGCCCTTCCGGCCGCCTGCCAAAAGAAACTTAAAAATAAGCTTTCCTTGTCTGATGAATTTAACGAGCTTAGGTCAAATGGCTTAGACGTAAGGTAGTCTGTTTCTCCTTGGTCTCGTTCGGATAAAGAGTAGGGATTACCGTTTGCGCCTACACCATCCAGTAGGATCATTCCAATGGACGGGGCATTCAGTCCTATCGTTTCTGTGTAGGAGGCTCCCGAAACAGTCCATTTCAGCGTGTCAATTCCTTGCGAAAAATCATCCCAGAATGGGAGCGTATTGTTTTCCAGAATTCTTCCTTGCTGAGCTGATGGATTCTGCGGTTTTATTTTTTGATTCTGAATAGGAGCAAACTCCACCAATTGACCATAGGCCAAAGTCGAAATAAATAGTGCTGTAGCCAGCCCTACCATTCGAAGTATATGGAGCGTATTCAGCATTCAGCTTAAAAATTATCTTTAGCAATCCAAAGATCTACCAATTCACCGGTTTTTACTTGTCTGGACGCAGGGGGGGATTGCCTCAAAACTTGTCCCGCACCTACCGAGTCGGTCTCTAGGTAGTATTTATTACCCACTCTTAGACTTGAGCCTAAAATCATAAATTCAGCATCAACCTCGTCCATTCCTTTCAGATCAGGTACTGCAAGTATTTGATTGCCCAATCCATCACCCACTACCAAATCCACTCGCGCGCCCTTTGGGATTTCAAAACCTTCCTTCACAGTCACTCCTCTGTATTTTTGCTCCAGCACCACATTGATCCCGATGTCCGGAACATATACAATATCACCTCGTTCAAGGCCCATATTTGCCAAAATCTCCTGCACATTCTTTAAAGGGGTGTTCACCAAATTTGGCATTTTGAGCATCGGAGGGTTTTTGGCATTCAAAGTAAGATAAACCGTTTTACCACTCTTCACCTGAGAATTTGCTTCAGGAATTTGCTTCAATATGGCAAAAGTCTTGAGGTCTGTATTGAATCCTGAGTCTAACGACACGTCGTATTGAAGGCCTGCACGATCCAGAATATCCACACCTTCATCGAAGGTATAGCCTGATAAATCAGGAACCGATACCGACTCACCATGATTGGTGTACATAGGAAGGTATATTTTCAAAAAAAGGAAGCCCAGTAAAACTGAAATTCCGATAATCACGAGGAGGTTAATTAATATCTTTTTCAAAAGGGGAGCTGAATGAAATATCTGAGAAATTTTAAAGGTTAAACCTGAAATAAGCATTAGCAATTCTGCGCCATGGCACACAAGTTATAAAGGTCTTTAATTGCTTCAAAATCAGCTGCTAGCATACTGAGTCATAGTACCGCCGGGAAGAAGTCTCCAAACAGTCTGATTTTTTTGCAATTATAGCTCTAACTACTAAGCCTAATGCATAATCCACGTTAAAGATAAGAGGGAATTCAATCCCTACAAAAAAGGATTACCCTAATACCGCTGAATTCCATTGGCAAAAAATAAGCCGAAGAGGTTTTCATTGGCATATTTTTGATTAATTAATAATCAACTTCCTGGTGTCCTGAATGGTATTGCCGGTTATTTTCACAATAAAAACACCTTTGGAAAACAGTTGTGTGCTAAAGGAATAAGTTTGATTTAGCGTGTTTGGATATTCAATTTCTTGAACCACAGCTCCTGTACTGGAAATGATTTGAATAGTCATGTCCTCATAATTAGTCAAATTGAACGTAATATTAAATATTTCCCGTGCAGGGTTGGGGTAGAGCAACGAAAAACCCGCTGCAGGTATCACAGGTTCCGGATTTGCATTCAAAAAGAGTTCTATATTATCCAGATAAATAGGGGAATCTGTTTCTTCGCCATTTTTCACCACAAAAGCTAGCCTAGTCTGAGTGTTTCCTGATCCTGCAAACTCACTTAAATTGACAAATTTGCGCAGATAATCCCCCGTGCTGTTTGGATTGGCTTCTCCTACAGAAACGGTAGAAAGCTCAGTGCCATTCACATTCCACACTTCTGAGTATGTGTTTCCACCATTTGTACTGGCCATTAGGCTCAATGTCGTGTTGGGACTTACCTCACCTGCGGCCAAATCAAAGAAAATGCCGGCTTGGCTACTTACGGAAAGGTCAAAGACAGGAGTTCCCAACCAATAGCTTTGGACGGCTTTGCCGGTGGTTAGCCCGGCTATATTGTTGGAACCCTCTCCTGCGGGAATTGAAGAGACAGACCAAGGCTCAGCATCTGATTCAGGGTTCACTGTTTGCCAAGGAGTAAATTCTCCTGAGCTATTGAAATTTTGCCTCCAAGGGACAGAGATAGTACCGGCATCTTCTATTACATACCTGGTGAGACTATCAGAATTATTTCCGTTCTGATCAAAGTTTGGTAGAGAGCTCACAAATTTAAGCTCATTTTTTCCTTCTGAAGTAGCGTTCGGTGTGCTGATGTTGAAGCTTTCGCCTGGTTGGATTATACTGCCACTGGCTAGATACGTCTGCGTAGCGTCATTATTTGTTTTTGTGGAAAATTGGAAGCTGGTAATGGGAAGATTACCGGTGTTGGTTAATCTGGTACTGTCAGTTTCACTTGTGCCATCCGCAATTGGAGTTGGTGAAAAAATTTCATCTATGCGCAGCCCATATTTATACTCTTCATTGGGAAGAATCCTGATGTTTTTGATGTAAATATTATTTCCGTAAGCATTCTCCGTAATAAATGCAAAGCGCACCAATCCAAGATCAGAATACTTGGCTAGATTGACCAGTTCTGTCCTGAACTGGCTGTCATTTGTTGGGATAAATTCATCCAGTGTAGCCGAGGATGTTTCTAATTGTTGGCCATTCTTGTTATATGGAGCAGTTGCCATGTCAAATGTGTTTCCGCAGTCCTGAGATACGGCTATCATTAAATTATCCGAATAGCCTGTCTGATTATACTGGGCATGAGCCATTTCAAATACAAGTTGTGCATTGGGATATTTGGACAAATCAATAATAGGGGAGATGTAATAGTCTAGCTGCCCCGGGGATTCATATTCGAAGTGTTGGATATAAATTACCTCCTGCGAATTACCTGAAATTGTCAGGGTGCTTTTTTCCCAAGTCACTGAATTATCAGGATTTACTATAGTCCAAGGTGATGGAAATGAGGCGAGATCAGTAGTGTAGGGCAGGTCTATCGCCTGTTGCAGAACAGGTGTAATGGTTCGTGTATTATTGTCAGTGCCGGTGTCGGGTACATCATTTGCTT contains:
- a CDS encoding PASTA domain-containing protein; this translates as MYTNHGESVSVPDLSGYTFDEGVDILDRAGLQYDVSLDSGFNTDLKTFAILKQIPEANSQVKSGKTVYLTLNAKNPPMLKMPNLVNTPLKNVQEILANMGLERGDIVYVPDIGINVVLEQKYRGVTVKEGFEIPKGARVDLVVGDGLGNQILAVPDLKGMDEVDAEFMILGSSLRVGNKYYLETDSVGAGQVLRQSPPASRQVKTGELVDLWIAKDNF
- a CDS encoding M43 family zinc metalloprotease is translated as MKKGFRVFDKASMLLLGVYAVLSSGFAQQTQTFGLINQLNQSNSHTHREQCAHTILEQKMEKELGFFGSKPFFESWITEKIEDKALQPQILSRTNEDPILIPVVVHVIHTGEQIGQGINVPESQIQEQIRILNEDFQRLNADAANTPAEFLPVAGQLNIEFILAKQDPSGLPTDGITRTLGSKSTYDPNNDASIIGQLIQWNPDEYMNMYVTALVSPYIGYASFPVSDLPGLSTSQSSSITDGVVIDYRYFGTGGSAVSSSRGRTATHEVGHFFGLRHIWGDGGCGVDDFVEDTPLQDGSNNSCSPNATRFSCDTNDMIQNFMDYTPDACMNLFTMGQIERFEVVLANSPRRVTLINNRATVDPVLADNDLAIARVIEPGSFECDALINPFIELLNAGENILTSGRVELRRNGTLLESKRFTFNLETGESIVVNFDEFTLLPNANTVEFTVTQANDVPDTGTDNNTRTITPVLQQAIDLPYTTDLASFPSPWTIVNPDNSVTWEKSTLTISGNSQEVIYIQHFEYESPGQLDYYISPIIDLSKYPNAQLVFEMAHAQYNQTGYSDNLMIAVSQDCGNTFDMATAPYNKNGQQLETSSATLDEFIPTNDSQFRTELVNLAKYSDLGLVRFAFITENAYGNNIYIKNIRILPNEEYKYGLRIDEIFSPTPIADGTSETDSTRLTNTGNLPITSFQFSTKTNNDATQTYLASGSIIQPGESFNISTPNATSEGKNELKFVSSLPNFDQNGNNSDSLTRYVIEDAGTISVPWRQNFNSSGEFTPWQTVNPESDAEPWSVSSIPAGEGSNNIAGLTTGKAVQSYWLGTPVFDLSVSSQAGIFFDLAAGEVSPNTTLSLMASTNGGNTYSEVWNVNGTELSTVSVGEANPNSTGDYLRKFVNLSEFAGSGNTQTRLAFVVKNGEETDSPIYLDNIELFLNANPEPVIPAAGFSLLYPNPAREIFNITFNLTNYEDMTIQIISSTGAVVQEIEYPNTLNQTYSFSTQLFSKGVFIVKITGNTIQDTRKLIIN